One genomic region from Jilunia laotingensis encodes:
- a CDS encoding helix-turn-helix domain-containing protein: MENDIIPQIDISCVQELKLREIDFIDNDFAIFDDASEIPMYDSYPNRINAAILAVCLKGHAKVAINLKEYDLETSSLLMTLPDQIIQNIGASDDYSGIFIAVSPQFIDRTFTQMKELLSFMFYIKEHPCVPLNESELNCMIEYHSFLWKKVKMKDNIYRREIAKGILSAMFYDIHNFCRKHMPMEGYHPKTRKEELFEKFMHEVSSSYRMERSVTFYANKLCLTPKHLSGVVKEVSGKTAGEWIDDFVILEARALLKSSEMSVQEIAEYLHFANQSFFGKYFKHYVGMSPKEYRRS; the protein is encoded by the coding sequence ATGGAGAATGACATTATTCCGCAGATAGATATTTCATGCGTACAGGAACTCAAGTTGCGTGAAATTGATTTTATAGATAATGATTTTGCTATCTTCGATGATGCCTCGGAAATACCGATGTATGACAGTTATCCCAATCGTATCAACGCTGCCATATTGGCTGTATGTCTGAAAGGTCATGCTAAAGTGGCTATAAACCTGAAAGAGTATGATTTGGAAACCAGTTCGTTGCTAATGACGCTTCCCGATCAGATTATTCAGAATATAGGTGCCAGTGATGATTATTCCGGTATTTTTATTGCTGTATCTCCCCAGTTTATCGACCGTACTTTTACACAAATGAAGGAATTGCTCTCTTTTATGTTTTATATAAAAGAACATCCTTGTGTGCCCTTGAACGAGTCTGAACTCAATTGCATGATTGAATATCACTCTTTCCTTTGGAAAAAAGTAAAGATGAAAGATAACATTTATCGGAGGGAGATTGCCAAAGGCATACTCTCTGCCATGTTCTATGATATTCATAATTTCTGCCGGAAACACATGCCGATGGAAGGTTATCATCCTAAAACCCGCAAGGAAGAGCTTTTTGAAAAGTTTATGCATGAAGTGTCTTCCAGTTACCGGATGGAACGTTCCGTCACTTTTTATGCTAATAAATTGTGCCTGACTCCGAAACATCTTTCTGGAGTGGTTAAAGAGGTGAGCGGTAAGACGGCAGGTGAGTGGATTGATGATTTTGTTATTTTGGAGGCTCGTGCCTTATTGAAATCTTCCGAGATGAGTGTGCAGGAGATTGCAGAATACCTTCACTTTGCCAATCAGTCGTTTTTCGGAAAATATTTCAAGCATTATGTCGGTATGTCGCCTAAGGAGTATCGAAGGAGTTAG
- a CDS encoding Crp/Fnr family transcriptional regulator — MEILKGTVDAVVNSRYPEMSKEGRQLLAEVLIRKEVNKNELILNEGQVSHNIIFVGKGMLRQFYYKNGKDVTEHFSYEGCTVICIESFLKQEPTRLMVEALEPSVIYLFPYTELQRLVETSAEVNLFYRKVLEYSLIVSQIKADSWRFETARERYNLLLEHHPEIVKRAALSHIASYLLMTPETLSRVRSGVL, encoded by the coding sequence ATGGAGATATTAAAAGGAACGGTAGATGCTGTTGTAAATTCCAGATATCCGGAGATGAGTAAAGAAGGACGGCAATTATTGGCCGAAGTCCTGATACGCAAAGAGGTGAACAAAAATGAACTGATCCTGAATGAAGGACAAGTCTCCCACAATATTATTTTTGTCGGCAAAGGGATGCTCCGGCAATTCTATTACAAAAACGGTAAAGATGTGACAGAACATTTTTCTTATGAGGGATGCACCGTGATCTGTATAGAAAGCTTTCTGAAACAAGAACCTACGCGCCTCATGGTAGAAGCACTGGAACCATCCGTTATTTATCTTTTCCCTTATACAGAATTACAAAGATTGGTAGAAACCTCTGCGGAAGTCAATCTGTTTTATCGCAAAGTGCTGGAATATTCACTAATCGTATCACAGATCAAAGCTGATTCCTGGCGATTTGAAACAGCACGTGAACGTTATAACCTGTTGCTCGAACATCATCCGGAAATCGTAAAACGGGCGGCCTTGTCACATATCGCATCTTATCTGTTGATGACACCTGAAACGCTGAGCCGTGTACGATCGGGGGTATTGTAG
- a CDS encoding DUF6965 family protein produces MAHSYDHESVQELLSWARNLLQNKSFPEVPYQLNISTKIINCSLFLETVIATIEENKDNSTFQPTIEQLWDFRDKIEGKV; encoded by the coding sequence ATGGCACACAGTTACGATCATGAGTCAGTTCAGGAATTACTTTCATGGGCAAGAAATCTGCTCCAGAATAAATCTTTCCCAGAAGTTCCTTATCAGCTAAATATAAGTACTAAAATTATTAATTGCTCTCTATTTCTAGAAACAGTAATAGCTACGATAGAGGAAAATAAGGATAATTCTACTTTTCAACCTACAATAGAGCAACTTTGGGATTTTCGGGATAAGATAGAAGGGAAAGTATAA